One window of the Ictidomys tridecemlineatus isolate mIctTri1 chromosome 11, mIctTri1.hap1, whole genome shotgun sequence genome contains the following:
- the Inka2 gene encoding PAK4-inhibitor INKA2 isoform X2 encodes MSMKEVGDGLQDQMNCMMGALQELKLLQVQTALEQLEISGGDPVPGFPESPPPQSKHLHWEGGRGPPRPGSCSPSSQPSPGSSTKFPYHRSICVRDLAPLPRTQLPKHQSCAQQGPEQVEPDDWTSTLMSRGRNRQPLVLGDNVFADLVGNWLDLPELEKVGEKDEPEREEEHKGDKGRPRELGHKFALTANIFRKFLRSVRPDRDRLLKEKPGWVTPMVSESRAGRSQKVKKRSHSKSSGRFFFPSTGESRQGETPPTSSPKATDPSPTGFDINTAVWV; translated from the coding sequence ATGTCCATGAAGGAGGTGGGTGATGGCTTACAGGATCAGATGAACTGCATGATGGGTGCTCTGCAAGAACTGAAACTCCTGCAGGTGCAGACAGCATTGGAACAGTTGGAGATCTCTGGAGGGGATCCTGTCCCAGGCTTCCCAGAAAGCCCCCCGCCCCAGTCCAAGCACCTTCACTGGGAGGGTGGCAGGGGTCCTCCCAGACCTGGATCCTGCTCCCCATCCAGCCAACCTTCTCCCGGCAGCAGCACCAAATTTCCATACCATAGGAGTATCTGCGTTAGGGATCTCGCCCCCTTGCCCAGGACTCAGCTGCCCAAGCACCAAAGCTGTGCCCAGCAGGGGCCAGAGCAAGTGGAACCAGATGACTGGACCTCCACACTGATGTCGCGGGGCAGAAATCGGCAGCCTCTGGTGTTAGGGGACAATGTGTTTGCAGACCTGGTGGGCAACTGGCTCGACCTGCCGGAACTGGAGAAGGTCGGGGAGAAGGATGAGCCggagagggaagaagagcacaaagGAGACAAAGGCCGGCCTCGGGAGCTGGGCCACAAATTTGCCCTCACCGCAAACATCTTTAGGAAGTTTTTGCGCAGTGTGAGGCCCGATCGTGACCGGCTGCTGAAGGAGAAGCCAGGCTGGGTGACACCCATGGTCTCCGAGTCGAGAGCAGGACGTTCTCAGAAGGTCAAGAAGCGGAGCCACTCCAAGAGCTCTGGACGTTTCTTCTTCCCGAGTACAGGGGAGTCCAGACAAGGGGAGACTCCCCCGACCAGTAGCCCCAAGGCCACGGATCCCTCTCCCACGGGCTTTGATATTAACACGGCTGTTTGGGTCTGA
- the Inka2 gene encoding PAK4-inhibitor INKA2 isoform X1, which translates to MDCYLRRLKQELMSMKEVGDGLQDQMNCMMGALQELKLLQVQTALEQLEISGGDPVPGFPESPPPQSKHLHWEGGRGPPRPGSCSPSSQPSPGSSTKFPYHRSICVRDLAPLPRTQLPKHQSCAQQGPEQVEPDDWTSTLMSRGRNRQPLVLGDNVFADLVGNWLDLPELEKVGEKDEPEREEEHKGDKGRPRELGHKFALTANIFRKFLRSVRPDRDRLLKEKPGWVTPMVSESRAGRSQKVKKRSHSKSSGRFFFPSTGESRQGETPPTSSPKATDPSPTGFDINTAVWV; encoded by the coding sequence ATGTCCATGAAGGAGGTGGGTGATGGCTTACAGGATCAGATGAACTGCATGATGGGTGCTCTGCAAGAACTGAAACTCCTGCAGGTGCAGACAGCATTGGAACAGTTGGAGATCTCTGGAGGGGATCCTGTCCCAGGCTTCCCAGAAAGCCCCCCGCCCCAGTCCAAGCACCTTCACTGGGAGGGTGGCAGGGGTCCTCCCAGACCTGGATCCTGCTCCCCATCCAGCCAACCTTCTCCCGGCAGCAGCACCAAATTTCCATACCATAGGAGTATCTGCGTTAGGGATCTCGCCCCCTTGCCCAGGACTCAGCTGCCCAAGCACCAAAGCTGTGCCCAGCAGGGGCCAGAGCAAGTGGAACCAGATGACTGGACCTCCACACTGATGTCGCGGGGCAGAAATCGGCAGCCTCTGGTGTTAGGGGACAATGTGTTTGCAGACCTGGTGGGCAACTGGCTCGACCTGCCGGAACTGGAGAAGGTCGGGGAGAAGGATGAGCCggagagggaagaagagcacaaagGAGACAAAGGCCGGCCTCGGGAGCTGGGCCACAAATTTGCCCTCACCGCAAACATCTTTAGGAAGTTTTTGCGCAGTGTGAGGCCCGATCGTGACCGGCTGCTGAAGGAGAAGCCAGGCTGGGTGACACCCATGGTCTCCGAGTCGAGAGCAGGACGTTCTCAGAAGGTCAAGAAGCGGAGCCACTCCAAGAGCTCTGGACGTTTCTTCTTCCCGAGTACAGGGGAGTCCAGACAAGGGGAGACTCCCCCGACCAGTAGCCCCAAGGCCACGGATCCCTCTCCCACGGGCTTTGATATTAACACGGCTGTTTGGGTCTGA